A genomic region of Bactrocera dorsalis isolate Fly_Bdor chromosome 3, ASM2337382v1, whole genome shotgun sequence contains the following coding sequences:
- the LOC125777548 gene encoding uncharacterized protein LOC125777548, with translation MATVNSSELLKEASRIRPFNGSDGYDLSSFIREVDAILRPFNDNPSLKEFVIQRYVLTKVNGDALKVVQPLGSTPMWDDVKEELIRNFGVKESYRSLYHQAINVKHYNINWTLIFLILMTMAPTATSILSIQPIHENSGYVEISTSKTEIVVSSEFIIHAIDPYEILYLINNMTFNTNLLRPLHRDLLRNELLILKTKVKTLIPKSSGNRHKRGLFNLVGTMNKYLFGTMDDIDGKDIGDHLKFIDQNMHNSITTLNQQAHPIVHNTSGKPRHFYEHKKMEKSDKQTKQQQACIRSGKTTPQPATYAVPTTHAIPTQHVANVLARSTGLVGS, from the exons ATGGCAACTGTTAACAGCTCCGAGCTTCTGAAGGAAGCTTCGAGAATAAGGCCATTCAACGGAAGTGATGGTTACGACCTATCCTCATTTATAAGAGAAGTAGATGCCATACTCCGCCCCTTTAACGATAACCCATCGTTAAAGGAATTCGTTATTCAACGCTACGTACTAACGAAAGTAAATGGAGACGCCCTGAAGGTAGTCCAACCTTTAGGAAGCACGCCGATGTGGGACGACGTAAAGGAGGAACTCATCCGGAACTTCGGGGTAAAGGAGAGCTACAGGAGTCTGTACCACCAGGCCATCAACGTTAAGCACTACaat atcaactggacactaatatttttgatactaaTGACAATGGCTCCAACGGCAACGTCCATTTTAAGCATCcaaccgattcatgaaaacagCGGATATGTGGAAATTAGTACATCCAAAACGGAAATTGTAGTTTCATCAGAATTTATAATACACGCCATAGAcccttatgaaattttatatttaattaacaacatgacttttaatacaaatctcttGAGGCCATTACATCGCGATTTACTTAGGAATGAACTCTTAATCcttaaaacaaaagtcaaaaccTTAATACCTAAATCTAGTGGGAATAGGCATAAAAGAggattatttaatttggttgggacaatgaataaatatttatttggaacaaTGGATGACATAGATGGAAAGGATATTGGGGATCACTTAAAGTTTATTGatcaaaatatgcacaattcTATTACAACCTTAAACcaacaa GCACATCCTATTGTTCACAACACATCTGGAAAACCACGCCACTTCTACGAACACAAGAAGATGGAGAAATCAGACAAGcagacgaaacaacaacaagcatgcatacgcagcggtaaaaccacgccacAGCCAGCAACATACGCAGTCCCAAcaacacacgccatcccaacgcaacatgttgcgaatgtGTTAGCACGCAGCACAGGCTTGGTGGGGAGTTAG